A part of Oncorhynchus kisutch isolate 150728-3 linkage group LG2, Okis_V2, whole genome shotgun sequence genomic DNA contains:
- the LOC109907614 gene encoding nuclear receptor coactivator 7, whose translation MRPMQENIKVLYFANKCLEPYVMIITGNDSVKPRWSVCSSEEGNRSEGEEPEDILPVLRNHSQLLNDQHIESLANHIPARTQGYPWNLVYSTAIHGTSLKTLYRQMAHIDSPVLLVIKDMEKKVFGAFSSHPFRVSDCCYGTGETFVYSFDPAFKAYRWSGENSYFIRGHMDSLQIGGGGGLFGLWLDADLYYGASFPCHTFNNQPLSTQQDFTVQDLEVWTVQ comes from the exons ATGAGACCAATGCAGGAGAACATCAAGGTGCTTTACTTTGCAAACAAATGTCTGGAGCCATATGTAATG ATCATCACAGGGAACGATTCAGTAAAGCCTCGATGGAGCGTGTGCAGCTCAGAGGAGGGTAACCGCTCTGAGGGCGAGGAGCCTGAGGACATACTTCCTGTTCTCCGAAACCACAGCCAGCTCCTCAACGACCAACACATCGAGAGT CTAGCCAATCACATACCAGCAAGGACACAGGGGTATCCATGGAACCTGGTCTACAGCACAGCCATTCATGGCACCAGCCTGAAGACTCTGTACAGGCAAATGGCCCACATCGACAGTCCTGTGCTTCTGGTCATCAAAGACATGGAAAAAAAG gtgtttgGTGCCTTCTCCTCCCATCCCTTCAGAGTGAGTGACTGTTGCTACGGAACAGGAGAGACTTTTGTCTACAGTTTCGACCCTGCATTCAAG GCCTACAGGTGGAGTGGTGAGAACTCTTACTTCATCAGGGGCCATATGGACTCTCTACAGATTGGTGGAGGAGG GGGGCTTTTTGGCCTGTGGCTGGATGCTGATCTGTACTACGGTGCCAGCTTCCCATGTCACACCTTCAACAACCAGCCCCTGTCCACCCAGCAAGACTTCACAGTGCAGGACCTGGAAGTCTGGACTGTCCAGTAA